In a genomic window of Glycine max cultivar Williams 82 chromosome 13, Glycine_max_v4.0, whole genome shotgun sequence:
- the LOC100799775 gene encoding sperm-associated antigen 1 isoform X2: protein MPSSVKIRSICHSNSGVCFLKLGKYDNTNKECTKALELNPVYVKALVRRGEAHESLSILKRPLLLADMKKILEIVPSNDQARKTIRRLEPLSAEKTRKDEGGNGCKTERNGQFCPGSLWDECRQL, encoded by the exons ATGCCTTCATCTGTCAAAATACGTTCAATATGCCATTCAAACAGTGGTGTGTGCTTTCTGAAACTG GGAAAATATGATAACACAAATAAAGAATGCACAAAAGCATTAGAACTGAACCCTGTGTACGTTAAAGCTTTGGTAAGAAGAGGAGAAGCTCATGAAAGCTTGAGCATTTTGAAGAGGCCATTGCTG ttgGCAGATATGAAAAAGATCTTAGAAATTGTTCCCTCAAATGATCAAGCTAGGAAAACCATTCGGCGACTAGAGCCCCTTTCTGCAGAAAAAACGAgaaaagatgaaggaggaaATGGTTG CAAAACTGAAAGAAATGGGCAATTCTGTCCTGGGTCGCTTTGGGATGAGTGTAGACAACTTTAA
- the LOC100799244 gene encoding auxin-responsive protein IAA26 isoform X1 yields the protein MNERSRDEASPQLLDLISNEREWQMNKRNEGKSSEERKLELRLGPPGEDWSLGGKMKNNNTEREDQSLLSLGCFSPNINSNAFQSKASHPWPNYHHHGQGNNKKASSSSFLQFPSSTQPVMMGKDASCPKVVVELQQNGGDGKVFSPSSANTAVSQPNTSQKRTAPAPVVGWPPIRSFRKNLSSSSSASKPPPPPESQAEQQHNKVAGKKPVDNYANNKGLFVKINMDGVPIGRKVDLNAYDSYENLSSAVDELFRGLLAAQRDSSAGGVHNKQEEEKAITGLLDGSGEFTLVYEDNEGDRMLVGDVPWHMFVSTVKRLRVLKSSELSAFTLGSKQDKIPLDSAMK from the exons ATGAATGAAAGGTCAAGAGACGAGGCATCTCCTCAGCTGTTAGATTTGATCTCAAACGAGAGAGAGTGGCAGATGAACAAGAGAAACGAAGGAAAGTCCTCAGAAGAAAGAAAACTCGAACTCAGGCTTGGTCCACCTGGTGAAGACTGGTCTCTGGGTGGTAAAATGAAGAACAACAACACAGAAAGAGAAGATcaatctcttctctctcttggTTGCTTCTCTCCTAACATTAACAGTAATGCGTTCCAAAGCAAGGCCTCTCATCCATGGCCAAACTACCACCACCATGGCCAGGGTAACAACAAAAAAGCCTCTTCTTCATCATTTCTTCAGTTCCCATCATCAACCCAACCTGTGATGATGGGAAAAGATGCTTCTTGCCCTAAGGTGGTGGTAGAGTTGCAGCAGAATGGTGGTGATGGCAAAGTGTTCTCTCCCTCTTCTGCAAATACAGCTGTGTCCCAGCCTAACACCTCTCAGAAAAG aaCTGCTCCTGCTCCAGTGGTGGGGTGGCCCCCAATTCGTTCATTCAGGAAGAACCTTTCAAGCAGCAGCAGTGCTTCTaagccaccaccacctcctgaGTCTCAGGCTGAGCAGCAGCACAACAAGGTTGCTGGTAAAAAACCTGTTGACAACTATGCTAATAATAAAGGTTTGTTTGTCAAGATCAACATGGATGGTGTTCCAATAGGGAGAAAAGTGGACCTCAATGCTTACGACAGCTATGAAAACCTCTCTTCTGCTGTGGACGAGCTATTCAGAGGTCTTCTTGCTG CTCAAAGAGATTCCTCTGCTGGTGGGGTTCACAACAAGCAGGAGGAAGAGAAAGCAATTACGGGGTTATTGGATGGAAGTGGAGAGTTTACTCTTGTTTATGAGGATAATGAAGGAGACAGGATGCTTGTTGGGGATGTGCCATGGCA CATGTTTGTATCAACAGTGAAGAGGCTACGAGTGTTGAAGAGTTCTGAGCTTTCTGCTTTTACCC TTGGCAGTAAGCAGGACAAGATACCACTTGACTCAGCAATGAAATGA
- the LOC100781204 gene encoding putative pentatricopeptide repeat-containing protein At5g65820 codes for IEHTQRFPALFFRKRDISPLLSLVIRHENTLCHFFCTTSELSSSQTPSSQLPPPHFKSTFDNNALTNQFGFIRLQEISINHTDDQTHDEFASDVEKVYRILRKYHSRVPKLELALRESGVVVRPGLTERVLNRCGDAGNLAYRFYSWASKQSGHRLDHDAYKAMIKVLSRMRQFGAVWALIEEMRQENPHLITPQVFVILMRRFASARMVHKAVQVLDEMPNYGCEPDEYVFGCLLDALCKNGSVKEAASLFEELRYRWKPSVKHFTSLLYGWCKEGKLMEAKHVLVQMKDAGIEPDIVVYNNLLGGYAQADKMGDAYDLLKEMRRKGCEPNATSYTVLIQSLCKHERLEEATRVFVEMQRNGCQADLVTYSTLISGFCKWGKIKRGYELLDEMIQQGHFPNQVIYQHIMVAHEKKEELEECKELVNEMQKIGCAPDLSIYNTVIRLACKLGEVKEGVRLWNEMESSGLSPSIDTFVIMINGFLEQGCLVEACEYFKEMVGRGLFAAPQYGTLKELMNSLLRAEKLEMAKDAWNCITASKGCQLNVSAWTIWIHALFSKGHVKEACSFCIAMMDKDLMPQPDTFAKLMRGLKKLYNREFAAEITEKVRKMAADRKITFKMYKRRGERDLKEKAKEKKDGRKRRARQCRWGGGRQKL; via the coding sequence attgagCATACGCAGAGATTTCCGGCGCTTTTCTTCAGAAAACGTGATATCTCCCCTCTTCTATCATTGGTAATCAGACACGAAAACACCCTTTGCCATTTCTTCTGCACTACCTCTGAGTTAAGTTCTTCTCAAACCCCTTCTTCGCAGTTACCACCACCACATTTCAAATCAACATTTGACAACAATGCCTTAACAAACCAATTTGGCTTCATTCGCCTCCAAGAGATTTCAATAAACCACACAGACGACCAAACCCATGACGAGTTTGCTTCTGATGTGGAAAAGGTTTATAGAATATTAAGAAAGTACCATTCTAGGGTTCCCAAATTGGAACTTGCTCTCAGAGAATCTGGAGTTGTTGTGAGGCCTGGATTAACAGAGCGTGTGTTGAATCGGTGTGGTGATGCCGGGAATTTGGCCTATAGGTTCTATTCATGGGCCTCAAAGCAATCCGGTCATCGACTCGATCACGATGCGTACAAGGCAATGATTAAGGTTTTGAGTAGGATGCGGCAGTTCGGTGCTGTTTGGGCACTGATTGAGGAAATGAGGCAGGAGAATCCTCACTTGATTACGCCCCAAGTGTTTGTTATTTTGATGAGGAGGTTTGCCTCCGCGAGGATGGTTCATAAGGCGGTTCAAGTGTTGGATGAGATGCCCAATTACGGGTGTGAGCCGGATGAATATGTTTTTGGGTGTTTGTTGGATGCTTTGTGCAAGAATGGAAGTGTTAAGGAGGCTGCTTCGCTGTTTGAGGAATTGAGGTACCGGTGGAAACCGAGTGTGAAGCATTTCACTTCGTTGTTGTATGGTTGGTGTAAGGAAGGGAAGCTTATGGAGGCCAAACATGTGTTGGTTCAGATGAAGGATGCGGGTATTGAGCCGGATATTGTTGTTTATAACAACTTGCTTGGCGGGTATGCTCAGGCTGACAAAATGGGGGATGCTTATGATCTTTTGAAAGAGATGAGGAGGAAGGGGTGTGAACCGAATGCTACGTCCTACACAGTTTTGATCCAGTCGCTGTGTAAACATGAAAGGTTGGAGGAGGCAACACGTGTATTTGTTGAGATGCAGAGAAATGGTTGTCAGGCAGATCTTGTCACGTATTCCACATTGATAAGTGGATTTTGCAAGTGGGGAAAAATCAAAAGGGGTTATGAGCTTTTGGATGAGATGATACAGCAAGGGCATTTCCCGAATCAGGTTATTTATCAACATATCATGGTGGCTCATGAGAAGAAGGAAGAACTGGAAGAATGTAAGGAGCTGGTGAATGAGATGCAGAAGATTGGTTGTGCTCCAGATCTTAGCATCTATAATACAGTCATTAGGTTGGCTTGCAAGTTGGGAGAGGTCAAGGAAGGTGTTCGGCTTTGGAATGAAATGGAATCAAGTGGGCTCAGTCCGAGCATTGACACCTTTGTCATCATGATTAATGGGTTTCTTGAGCAAGGCTGTCTAGTTGAAGCTTGTGAGTATTTCAAAGAGATGGTTGGGAGAGGGCTTTTTGCTGCTCCTCAATATGGTACCCTGAAGGAGCTGATGAATTCTCTTCTAAGAGCTGAGAAGCTTGAAATGGCCAAAGATGCTTGGAATTGTATCACAGCTTCTAAAGGGTGTCAGCTAAATGTGAGTGCATGGACAATCTGGATTCATGCACTCTTTTCAAAAGGACATGTGAAGGAGGCTTGTTCATTCTGTATAGCCATGATGGATAAGGATTTAATGCCGCAGCCAGATACTTTTGCAAAGCTTATGCGTGGTCTGAAGAAATTATATAACAGAGAGTTTGCAGCAGAGATCACGGAGAAGGTAAGGAAAATGGCGGCTGATAGGAAGATCACTTTCAAGATGTATAAACGGAGAGGAGAGAGGGACTTGAAAGAAAAggcaaaggaaaaaaaggatGGGAGGAAGAGGAGGGCTAGACAATGCCGATGGGGTGGAGGCCGtcagaaattataa
- the LOC100799775 gene encoding tetratricopeptide repeat protein 1 isoform X1, producing the protein MPSSVKIRSICHSNSGVCFLKLGKYDNTNKECTKALELNPVYVKALVRRGEAHESLSILKRPLLLADMKKILEIVPSNDQARKTIRRLEPLSAEKTRKDEGGNAKLKEMGNSVLGRFGMSVDNFKSVKDPNTGSFSVSFQR; encoded by the exons ATGCCTTCATCTGTCAAAATACGTTCAATATGCCATTCAAACAGTGGTGTGTGCTTTCTGAAACTG GGAAAATATGATAACACAAATAAAGAATGCACAAAAGCATTAGAACTGAACCCTGTGTACGTTAAAGCTTTGGTAAGAAGAGGAGAAGCTCATGAAAGCTTGAGCATTTTGAAGAGGCCATTGCTG ttgGCAGATATGAAAAAGATCTTAGAAATTGTTCCCTCAAATGATCAAGCTAGGAAAACCATTCGGCGACTAGAGCCCCTTTCTGCAGAAAAAACGAgaaaagatgaaggaggaaATG CAAAACTGAAAGAAATGGGCAATTCTGTCCTGGGTCGCTTTGGGATGAGTGTAGACAACTTTAAATCAGTCAAAGATCCAAACACTGGTTCCTTTTCTGTCTCATTCCAACGCTAA
- the LOC100799244 gene encoding auxin-responsive protein IAA26 isoform X2, with product MNERSRDEASPQLLDLISNEREWQMNKRNEGKSSEERKLELRLGPPGEDWSLGGKMKNNNTEREDQSLLSLGCFSPNINSNAFQSKASHPWPNYHHHGQGNNKKASSSSFLQFPSSTQPVMMGKDASCPKVVVELQQNGGDGKVFSPSSANTAVSQPNTSQKRTAPAPVVGWPPIRSFRKNLSSSSSASKPPPPPESQAEQQHNKVAGKKPVDNYANNKGLFVKINMDGVPIGRKVDLNAYDSYENLSSAVDELFRGLLAAQRDSSAGGVHNKQEEEKAITGLLDGSGEFTLVYEDNEGDRMLVGDVPWHMFVSTVKRLRVLKSSELSAFTLSRTRYHLTQQ from the exons ATGAATGAAAGGTCAAGAGACGAGGCATCTCCTCAGCTGTTAGATTTGATCTCAAACGAGAGAGAGTGGCAGATGAACAAGAGAAACGAAGGAAAGTCCTCAGAAGAAAGAAAACTCGAACTCAGGCTTGGTCCACCTGGTGAAGACTGGTCTCTGGGTGGTAAAATGAAGAACAACAACACAGAAAGAGAAGATcaatctcttctctctcttggTTGCTTCTCTCCTAACATTAACAGTAATGCGTTCCAAAGCAAGGCCTCTCATCCATGGCCAAACTACCACCACCATGGCCAGGGTAACAACAAAAAAGCCTCTTCTTCATCATTTCTTCAGTTCCCATCATCAACCCAACCTGTGATGATGGGAAAAGATGCTTCTTGCCCTAAGGTGGTGGTAGAGTTGCAGCAGAATGGTGGTGATGGCAAAGTGTTCTCTCCCTCTTCTGCAAATACAGCTGTGTCCCAGCCTAACACCTCTCAGAAAAG aaCTGCTCCTGCTCCAGTGGTGGGGTGGCCCCCAATTCGTTCATTCAGGAAGAACCTTTCAAGCAGCAGCAGTGCTTCTaagccaccaccacctcctgaGTCTCAGGCTGAGCAGCAGCACAACAAGGTTGCTGGTAAAAAACCTGTTGACAACTATGCTAATAATAAAGGTTTGTTTGTCAAGATCAACATGGATGGTGTTCCAATAGGGAGAAAAGTGGACCTCAATGCTTACGACAGCTATGAAAACCTCTCTTCTGCTGTGGACGAGCTATTCAGAGGTCTTCTTGCTG CTCAAAGAGATTCCTCTGCTGGTGGGGTTCACAACAAGCAGGAGGAAGAGAAAGCAATTACGGGGTTATTGGATGGAAGTGGAGAGTTTACTCTTGTTTATGAGGATAATGAAGGAGACAGGATGCTTGTTGGGGATGTGCCATGGCA CATGTTTGTATCAACAGTGAAGAGGCTACGAGTGTTGAAGAGTTCTGAGCTTTCTGCTTTTACCC TAAGCAGGACAAGATACCACTTGACTCAGCAATGA